The Musa acuminata AAA Group cultivar baxijiao chromosome BXJ1-3, Cavendish_Baxijiao_AAA, whole genome shotgun sequence genome window below encodes:
- the LOC135623425 gene encoding pentatricopeptide repeat-containing protein At2g26790, mitochondrial-like, with protein MLRSRRAESLLKRPALRSVKILTRLSNCGSLPLAAAFSSADALNEDIRCVVEPKARPVPHLLSQSSCGSASRVARKLRCVRGKPEVALAFFKDSVVLGFRHDHSTYSAIVRILAESHCHKQLVTFFCDLISSGREHGFEVPALFDALARQLNDSSLLTCAVDAMIEACTFCLTPEKAVYMFSQLNSSGFIPSAWSCVVLLKFITKDGDLETVMAVYDQMKKLGTSVAANLSSVVIKALFQAGKLDDALQILEEVKESGLEPSPIIYSDVIEGLCACGRYEAGHAILEETVRNGIDVNVFTYNKVIDGLSQGRRLQEAEKLLKEMIKRGVRPDTFSYGILIRGYCDTGNLIRALDMYEEMVTHSIKPDATIISFLLHCFCKLGMDFEAIEFFQKFKDSGLHVDEVLYDIIIIAHCKLGRMRDAAELLKEMKSKGLNPDKIHYTNLINGYCRKGEMYNAQKMFADMVKKDVEPDLFTYNVLASGFCRNGFVKEAFDLLDYMLDRGIEPNALTYSVAIDGLCRGGKLKEAEILFKILEERKIAQCAVLFSSMVCGYLESGCTKEAYMLFVKFSKQGTLVDEIARCRLINELCRDGDIERASAAFRLMQEMQITPDEPCYYNLVAAYCQVGDMHNAQILFDDFVHQGLSPDVILYTTLIRGYCKANCLQEACELFFQMIQRGTKPDVVAYTVMLDGYLKDTLQKGRSDYDKERWKTEVREKYSKLLNSMRDMEVKPDSVCYTALIDWHCKIDDLQDAHKLFDEMIEKGLTPDAYTYTTLISGYCNKGNIEKAEGLVEEMLNKGIQPSSLTFSILDRGSLCSKSLQIQ; from the coding sequence ATGCTTCGATCCCGTAGAGCCGAATCACTCCTCAAGCGGCCGGCGCTTCGatccgtaaagatcttaactcgtCTGTCAAACTGCGGCAGTTTGCCTCTCGCCGCCGCCTTCTCCTCCGCCGATGCCTTGAATGAGGACATACGTTGCGTCGTCGAACCCAAGGCTCGTCCCGTTCCCCATCTCCTTTCGCAGAGTTCCTGCGGGTCGGCTTCTCGCGTCGCGCGGAAGCTGCGGTGTGTGAGAGGGAAGCCCGAGGTTGCCCTCGCGTTCTTTAAGGACAGCGTGGTCCTCGGGTTCCGCCACGACCACTCCACCTACTCGGCGATCGTCAGAATCTTAGCGGAGTCCCATTGTCACAAACAATTGGTGACTTTCTTCTGCGATTTGATATCTTCTGGCAGGGAGCATGGTTTCGAAGTACCGGCCCTTTTTGATGCCCTTGCACGTCAACTGAACGATTCGAGCTTGTTGACGTGTGCAGTCGATGCTATGATCGAAGCATGCACATTCTGTTTGACGCCTGAAAAGGCTGTGTATATGTTTTCCCAGCTGAATTCGTCGGGGTTTATCCCATCGGCATGGTCCTGTGTCGTTCTTCTGAAGTTTATCACTAAAGATGGCGACTTGGAGACTGTAATGGCAGTTTATGATCAGATGAAGAAATTAGGGACTAGTGTAGCTGCTAATTTATCTTCAGTGGTGATCAAGGCTCTCTTTCAAGCAGGGAAGTTAGATGATGCACTTCAAATTTTGGAGGAAGTCAAGGAATCTGGACTAGAACCTTCTCCAATCATCTACTCGGATGTTATAGAAGGCTTGTGCGCTTGTGGGAGATATGAAGCGGGTCATGCAATACTTGAAGAAACAGTAAGAAATGGTATTGATGTGAATGTTTTCACCTATAATAAGGTGATTGATGGACTGTCTCAAGGTAGGAGACTACAGGAAGCTGAAAAGCTTTTAAAAGAGATGATAAAAAGAGGTGTGCGCCCAGATACATTTAGCTACGGAATTCTTATTCGAGGTTACTGTGACACAGGCAATCTGATAAGAGCTCTGGATATGTATGAGGAAATGGTGACTCACAGCATCAAACCAGATGCCACCATTATAAGCTTTCTCCTTCATTGCTTCTGCAAATTGGGTATGGATTTTGAAGCAATAGAGTTCTTCCAGAAATTTAAGGACTCAGGGCTTCATGTTGATGAAGTTCTGTATGATATCATTATTATCGCACActgcaagctgggaagaatgagAGATGCAGCGGAATTGCTTAAAGAAATGAAGAGTAAGGGGTTGAATCCTGACAAGATCCACTACACAAATTTAATAAATGGTTATTGTCGCAAAGGAGAAATGTATAATGCCCAGAAGATGTTTGCTGATATGGTGAAGAAGGATGTTGAGCCTGATCTTTTTACTTACAATGTATTAGCCAGTGGGTTTTGTAGGAATGGATTTGTTAAGGAGGCATTTGATCTACTGGATTATATGTTGGATAGAGGCATAGAGCCGAATGCTCTCACCTATAGTGTGGCAATCGATGGTCTATGTAGAGGTGGCAAGCTAAAGGAGGCAGAAATACTTTTTAAAATACTGGAAGAGAGGAAAATTGCACAATGTGCTGTTCTTTTCAGTTCAATGGTTTGTGGTTACTTGGAATCCGGTTGCACAAAAGAAGCTTACATGCTCTTTGTTAAGTTCTCTAAGCAAGGGACCCTTGTAGACGAGATTGCCCGTTGTAGGCTTATAAATGAACTTTGTAGAGACGGGGACATTGAAAGAGCTTCTGCTGCCTTCAGGTTGATGCAAGAGATGCAAATTACTCCTGATGAGCCTTGCTATTATAATCTTGTTGCTGCTTATTGTCAGGTGGGTGATATGCATAATGCTCAgattttgtttgatgattttgtACACCAAGGTCTTTCGCCCGATGTCATCTTGTATACAACACTAATAAGAGGATATTGCAAAGCCAATTGCTTGCAAGAAGCCTGTGAGTTGTTTTTTCAGATGATACAAAGAGGTACCAAACCTGATGTTGTTGCTTATACAGTAATGTTGGATGGTTATTTAAAAGACACTTTGCAAAAGGGAAGGTCAGACTACGATAAGGAAAGATGGAAAACTGAAGTCAGAGAAAAGTACTCTAAATTGTTAAATAGCATGAGAGATATGGAAGTCAAGCCTGATTCCGTTTGCTATACAGCATTGATAGATTGGCACTGCAAGATAGATGATCTTCAGGATGCTCATAAACTCTTCGATGAAATGATTGAAAAAGGACTGACACCTGATGCTTACACATACACCACTCTAATTTCTGGGTACTGTAACAAGGGGAATATAGAAAAGGCTGAAGGCCTGGTGGAAGAAATGCTAAACAAAGGAATCCAGCCCAGCAGTCTTACATTCTCAATCTTGGACCGTGGAAGCTTGTGTTCAAAAAGTTTGCAGATTCAGTAG
- the LOC135638512 gene encoding histone H4-like, whose amino-acid sequence MEPVCHGPQTNVVRSPDWALIHDNVGAKRHRKVLCDNIQGFTKQAIRRPARRGGVKRISGLIYEETRGVLKIFLENVIRDAVTYTEHARRKTVTAMDVVYALKRQGRTLYGCGG is encoded by the exons ATGGAGCCCGTGTGCCATGGGCCTCAGACCAACGTGGTCCGGTCTCCA GATTGGGCTTTGATTCACGACAATGTCGGGGCTAAGCGCCACCGCAAGGTCCTCTGCGACAACATCCAGGGCTTCACCAAGCAGGCCATTCGCCGCCCCGCCCGCCGCGGCGGCGTCAAGCGCATCTCGGGGCTCATCTACGAGGAGACCCGCGGCGTCCTCAAGATCTTTCTAGAGAACGTCATCCGCGACGCCGTCACCTACACCGAGCACGCCCGCCGCAAGACCGTCACGGCCATGGACGTCGTCTACGCCCTCAAGCGCCAGGGCCGCACCCTCTACGGCTGTGGTGGGTGA
- the LOC135623434 gene encoding NAC domain-containing protein 54-like, protein MAPVGLPPGFRFHPTDEELVNYYLKRKIHGLKIELDIIPEVDLYKCEPWELAEKSFLPSRDPEWYFFGPRDRKYPNGFRTNRATRAGYWKSTGKDRRVCSQNRAIGMKKTLVYYRGRAPQGIRTDWVMHEYRLDDKECEDTMGFQDSYALCRVFKKNVICTEVEEQAQCSIILGESSQGVVVAAEYETTSPDMPVGSSSCVEEEDKDDAWMQFITDDAWCSTLPSNEGGEEASCVAIVNS, encoded by the exons ATGGCTCCGGTGGGTCTGCCGCCTGGCTTTAGGTTTCACCCTACAGATGAGGAGCTGGTGAATTACTACCTCAAGAGGAAGATCCATGGCCTCAAGATCGAACTCGATATAATCCCGGAAGTGGACCTGTACAAGTGCGAGCCATGGGAATTAGCAG AGAAATCATTCTTGCCGAGTAGGGATCCAGAATGGTACTTCTTCGGGCCGCGGGATCGGAAATACCCCAACGGGTTTCGCACCAACCGTGCCACCAGAGCAGGATACTGGAAGTCGACAGGAAAGGACCGGCGAGTTTGCTCTCAGAATCGAGCTATCGGCATGAAGAAGACGCTGGTCTATTACAGAGGCCGAGCTCCCCAAGGCATCAGAACGGACTGGGTGATGCACGAGTACCGCCTCGACGACAAGGAGTGCGAGGACACCATGGGATTTCAG gaTTCGTACGCACTGTGTCGAGTGTTCAAGAAGAACGTTATCTGCACAGAGGTGGAAGAGCAGGCGCAGTGCAGCATAATACTGGGGGAGAGCTCCCAAGGAGTCGTGGTGGCCGCCGAGTACGAGACCACGTCGCCGGACATGCCGGTTGGATCATCTTCATGCGTCGAGGAGGAGGACAAAGACGACGCTTGGATGCAGTTCATCACGGACGACGCATGGTGTTCTACATTACCGAGCAACGAGGGCGGCGAGGAGGCCTCATGCGTCGCCATTGTCAATTCATGA